The following coding sequences are from one Eucalyptus grandis isolate ANBG69807.140 chromosome 11, ASM1654582v1, whole genome shotgun sequence window:
- the LOC104425330 gene encoding cytokinin dehydrogenase 1 isoform X2, translated as MASNPSAFLKENFIFHRIILVLLLSCTPDSTNLSYDSSPSQESSPLSVPSKPLLRTLPLDGHFNFEDIQYAAKDFGGLTVAARGHGHSLQGQSQAPNGVVIHMESLRLPKMRVHNGGSPYVDVSGGELWINILHETLKYGLAPKSWTDYLHLTVGGTLSNAGIGGQAFRHGPQIDNIYELEVITGKGEVITCSGKQNADLFHAVLGGLGQFGIITRAKISLGPAPERVKWIRMLYHDFSMFSRDQEHLISRKITFDYIEGFVNINKTGILHKWRSSFTPSDPLQASLFKSEGKVLYCLEVALYFNPHESNVISKRVNELLSELGYIRSTLVMSEVSLVEFLDRVHLSEMKLRAKGLWDVPHPWLNLLVPKRKIGDFAKEVFGNILTDNSNGPILIYPLNKSKWNNKTFLVTPDEDIFYMVAFLPSAMPSASGTESLERILAQNERIKSFCSTMLPEVKQYLSHYSTQEEWQSHFGPQWEVFVQRKLEYDPLAILAPGQRIFPRTSAKRTVARVQVT; from the exons TTCTAGTCTTGCTCCTAAGTTGCACACCCGATAGCACCAACCTTTCTTATGATTCTTCTCCTTCCCAGGAAAGTTCTCCTCTCTCGGTTCCTTCAAAACCTTTACTGAGAACGCTTCCCCTAGATGGACACTTCAATTTTGAGGACATCCAATACGCAGCAAAGGACTTTGGTG GGCTGACCGTTGCTGCTAGAGGCCACGGTCACTCCCTCCAAGGCCAGTCCCAAGCCCCCAATGGGGTGGTCATCCACATGGAATCGCTGCGACTGCCAAAGATGCGAGTTCACAATGGGGGGTCTCCCTATGTGGATGTTTCAGGTGGTGAGCTATGGATAAACATTCTGCACGAGACTCTCAAATATGGTCTTGCACCGAAATCATGGACCGATTACCTGCATCTCACCGTGGGAGGCACTTTGTCTAATGCCGGAATAGGCGGGCAAGCATTCCGGCACGGGCCTCAAATCGACAACATCTATGAGCTAGAAGTGATCACAG GAAAAGGAGAAGTGATTACCTGTTCGGGGAAGCAAAACGCTGATCTCTTCCATGCCGTTTTAGGAGGTCTAGGACAATTTGGCATCATCACCAGGGCCAAAATATCTCTAGGACCCGCACCAGAAAGG GTTAAGTGGATTAGAATGCTCTACCATGACTTCTCCATGTTCTCCAGGGATCAAGAGCATCTCATATCTCGCAAGATTACCTTTGACTACATTGAAGGATTTGTCAATATCAACAAAACAGGCATCCTGCATAAATGGAGATCTTCCTTCACACCAAGTGATCCACTTCAAGCCAGCCTGTTCAAATCCGAAGGGAAAGTCCTATATTGTCTTGAGGTGGCACTGTACTTCAATCCCCACGAATCCAATGTAATCAGCAAG AGAGTCAATGAGCTGCTTTCTGAACTGGGTTATATACGTTCGACGCTGGTCATGTCGGAGGTTTCTCTCGTGGAATTCCTGGACAGAGTGCACCTGTCCGAGATGAAACTCCGAGCAAAAGGATTATGGGATGTTCCACATCCATGGCTCAATCTTCTTGTTCCAAAAAGGAAGATTGGTGACTTCGCTAAAGAAGTCTTTGGCAATATTCTGACAGACAACAGCAATGGCCCTATCCTCATCTACCCATTGAACAAGTCAAA ATGGAACAACAAAACCTTCTTGGTCACCCCAGATGAAGATATCTTCTACATGGTGGCATTCCTGCCGTCTGCAATGCCATCAGCTTCAGGAACGGAAAGCCTAGAACGCATTTTAGCCCAGAATGAGAGGATCAAAAGTTTCTGCTCCACAATGCTTCCTGAAGTAAAGCAATACCTTTCCCATTATAGCACCCAAGAAGAATGGCAAAGTCACTTCGGCCCTCAGTGGGAAGTGTTTGTCCAGAGGAAATTGGAGTATGACCCTCTGGCTATTCTTGCTCCAGGACAGAGAATCTTCCCAAGGACAAGCGCCAAAAGGACAGTGGCCCGTGTACAAGTCACGTAA
- the LOC104425330 gene encoding cytokinin dehydrogenase 1 isoform X1 — protein MASNPSAFLKENFIFHRIILVLLLSCTPDSTNLSYDSSPSQESSPLSVPSKPLLRTLPLDGHFNFEDIQYAAKDFGGRYHNLPFAVLHPKSVSDISSTIKYVFKLGSASGLTVAARGHGHSLQGQSQAPNGVVIHMESLRLPKMRVHNGGSPYVDVSGGELWINILHETLKYGLAPKSWTDYLHLTVGGTLSNAGIGGQAFRHGPQIDNIYELEVITGKGEVITCSGKQNADLFHAVLGGLGQFGIITRAKISLGPAPERVKWIRMLYHDFSMFSRDQEHLISRKITFDYIEGFVNINKTGILHKWRSSFTPSDPLQASLFKSEGKVLYCLEVALYFNPHESNVISKRVNELLSELGYIRSTLVMSEVSLVEFLDRVHLSEMKLRAKGLWDVPHPWLNLLVPKRKIGDFAKEVFGNILTDNSNGPILIYPLNKSKWNNKTFLVTPDEDIFYMVAFLPSAMPSASGTESLERILAQNERIKSFCSTMLPEVKQYLSHYSTQEEWQSHFGPQWEVFVQRKLEYDPLAILAPGQRIFPRTSAKRTVARVQVT, from the exons TTCTAGTCTTGCTCCTAAGTTGCACACCCGATAGCACCAACCTTTCTTATGATTCTTCTCCTTCCCAGGAAAGTTCTCCTCTCTCGGTTCCTTCAAAACCTTTACTGAGAACGCTTCCCCTAGATGGACACTTCAATTTTGAGGACATCCAATACGCAGCAAAGGACTTTGGTGGTAGGTACCACAATCTACCTTTTGCAGTCCTCCATCCGAAATCAGTTTCCGATATCTCGTCGACCATAAAATACGTTTTCAAATTGGGGTCTGCTTCAGGGCTGACCGTTGCTGCTAGAGGCCACGGTCACTCCCTCCAAGGCCAGTCCCAAGCCCCCAATGGGGTGGTCATCCACATGGAATCGCTGCGACTGCCAAAGATGCGAGTTCACAATGGGGGGTCTCCCTATGTGGATGTTTCAGGTGGTGAGCTATGGATAAACATTCTGCACGAGACTCTCAAATATGGTCTTGCACCGAAATCATGGACCGATTACCTGCATCTCACCGTGGGAGGCACTTTGTCTAATGCCGGAATAGGCGGGCAAGCATTCCGGCACGGGCCTCAAATCGACAACATCTATGAGCTAGAAGTGATCACAG GAAAAGGAGAAGTGATTACCTGTTCGGGGAAGCAAAACGCTGATCTCTTCCATGCCGTTTTAGGAGGTCTAGGACAATTTGGCATCATCACCAGGGCCAAAATATCTCTAGGACCCGCACCAGAAAGG GTTAAGTGGATTAGAATGCTCTACCATGACTTCTCCATGTTCTCCAGGGATCAAGAGCATCTCATATCTCGCAAGATTACCTTTGACTACATTGAAGGATTTGTCAATATCAACAAAACAGGCATCCTGCATAAATGGAGATCTTCCTTCACACCAAGTGATCCACTTCAAGCCAGCCTGTTCAAATCCGAAGGGAAAGTCCTATATTGTCTTGAGGTGGCACTGTACTTCAATCCCCACGAATCCAATGTAATCAGCAAG AGAGTCAATGAGCTGCTTTCTGAACTGGGTTATATACGTTCGACGCTGGTCATGTCGGAGGTTTCTCTCGTGGAATTCCTGGACAGAGTGCACCTGTCCGAGATGAAACTCCGAGCAAAAGGATTATGGGATGTTCCACATCCATGGCTCAATCTTCTTGTTCCAAAAAGGAAGATTGGTGACTTCGCTAAAGAAGTCTTTGGCAATATTCTGACAGACAACAGCAATGGCCCTATCCTCATCTACCCATTGAACAAGTCAAA ATGGAACAACAAAACCTTCTTGGTCACCCCAGATGAAGATATCTTCTACATGGTGGCATTCCTGCCGTCTGCAATGCCATCAGCTTCAGGAACGGAAAGCCTAGAACGCATTTTAGCCCAGAATGAGAGGATCAAAAGTTTCTGCTCCACAATGCTTCCTGAAGTAAAGCAATACCTTTCCCATTATAGCACCCAAGAAGAATGGCAAAGTCACTTCGGCCCTCAGTGGGAAGTGTTTGTCCAGAGGAAATTGGAGTATGACCCTCTGGCTATTCTTGCTCCAGGACAGAGAATCTTCCCAAGGACAAGCGCCAAAAGGACAGTGGCCCGTGTACAAGTCACGTAA
- the LOC104425331 gene encoding uncharacterized protein LOC104425331, producing the protein MSDGGVGVLFNDRSCWRETVQRERGRHQASFSSNISTSVITMEEVLHRKNDNSQMEQRVGSTQSELHVKDGSNDVHTSAGNSIPFNTKDNKEGEDATRGTRLVDIETSGDVNMEASISPDDVACAGGLGARDDISSFLPVASDSTEFEGALLEAQDYEGPQGDVSRPGLGWTEGTH; encoded by the exons ATGAGTGATGGCGGAGTTGGGGTTTTGTTCAAT GATAGAAGTTGTTGGAGGGAAACAGTgcaaagagaaagaggaagacatCAAGCATCTTTTAGCTCCAATATATCTACAAGTGTAATTACCATGGAGGAAGTTTTGCACA GGAAAAATGATAACAGTCAAATGGAACAAAGAGTCGGTTCCACTCAATCTGAACTTCATGTGAAGGATGGGTCTAACGATGTCCATACCTCTGCAGGAAATTCCATTCCTTTTAACACGAAGGATAATAAAGAAGGGGAAGATGCAACACGGGGTACACGCTTAGTGGATATTGAAACTTCCGGGGACGTGAATATGGAAGCATCGATAAGTCCAGATGATGTTGCTTGCGCTGGAGGTCTTGGAGCAAGAGATGACATAAGTAGCTTTCTCCCAGTAGCAAGTGATTCTACAGAGTTTGAAGGAGCCTTACTCGAGGCCCAAGATTATGAAGGACCACAAGGGGATGTATCAAGACCAGGTCTGGGCTGGACTGAAGGTACACATTAA